A portion of the Pseudomonadota bacterium genome contains these proteins:
- a CDS encoding pirin family protein — protein sequence MALTRRPDALIWQANAAFVGPVQVRRSLPAADVQSIGPIVFLDHFGPVDAPEGKLPAHPHAGIEVMTYLLQGANEHTDSQGHVGKIEDGGTQWMRAGAGILHAERNLVDRATTLHGLQIWARLPIAEQDAEPAYRAFQASEMPTWRQEGADIRLLSGALGGHVGPIPLALPSLMAHVRVSHGSSVSITLPHPDHEYGVYTVSATGGARVDRHALDRPGLAVRLGDDAGTVALTAGADQAADYFLFGGEPAPQPLVYGGPFVLDSAAAIAKAQHRYAAGEMGTLDGIPF from the coding sequence ATGGCACTGACACGCCGACCCGACGCGTTGATCTGGCAGGCGAACGCTGCGTTCGTCGGGCCCGTGCAGGTGAGACGCTCCCTGCCAGCAGCAGATGTCCAATCGATAGGCCCGATCGTGTTTCTCGATCACTTCGGCCCCGTGGATGCGCCTGAAGGAAAGCTGCCGGCCCACCCCCATGCAGGCATCGAGGTGATGACCTACCTGCTCCAGGGCGCCAACGAACACACGGACAGTCAGGGGCATGTGGGCAAGATTGAAGACGGCGGCACCCAATGGATGCGCGCAGGGGCGGGCATCCTCCACGCGGAGCGCAACTTGGTGGATCGCGCCACCACCCTGCACGGCCTGCAAATCTGGGCGCGCCTACCGATCGCTGAGCAGGACGCTGAGCCCGCTTACCGAGCGTTCCAAGCGAGCGAGATGCCCACCTGGCGCCAGGAGGGCGCCGACATTCGCCTGTTGTCTGGCGCCCTAGGCGGCCACGTCGGGCCCATCCCGCTGGCGCTGCCCTCGCTCATGGCGCATGTGCGCGTGTCCCACGGTTCATCCGTGTCGATCACCCTTCCGCACCCCGATCACGAGTACGGCGTCTACACGGTATCGGCCACGGGCGGTGCGCGCGTCGATCGGCATGCGCTTGACCGACCGGGTCTAGCCGTTCGCCTCGGCGATGACGCCGGCACCGTCGCGCTGACAGCAGGGGCGGATCAGGCGGCCGACTACTTCCTGTTCGGTGGCGAACCCGCGCCGCAGCCGCTGGTGTACGGCGGCCCCTTTGTACTCGACAGTGCGGCAGCCATCGCCAAAGCACAGCACCGCTATGCGGCGGGCGAGATGGGGACTTTGGATGGGATTCCGTTTTAA
- a CDS encoding methyltransferase domain-containing protein has protein sequence MSVDPSQTRLAERLRQRQQPTPQELREHLLEVHRHNAGFTEACAHASRDSTGRNSYEWLAELLDGERPSHVLDLACGSGLLSALCYARQPSGLAVTAVDMSEHELHLARERLAGTGASLHQGMAQELHFLDDSSVDVVLCHWALTLMDPVEPVLGEVARVLRPGGVFAAIVDGDMRLSTNYEAVHHLIYDAVSDEYPGYGEFELGDARVRGADSLQRLVSRYFDADPVQVESNVLHLEAPPPALARVVAGFFYAAFVLSGAAEQRMLAALEAHFAAGPSAFAMPINRLVARKAQGQGHAAKPSLAATR, from the coding sequence ATGAGTGTGGACCCTTCGCAAACACGCTTAGCCGAACGCCTGCGTCAGCGTCAGCAACCTACACCTCAAGAACTGCGCGAACACCTGCTCGAGGTGCACCGACACAACGCGGGCTTTACCGAAGCCTGCGCTCATGCCAGTCGCGATAGCACCGGGCGCAACAGCTATGAGTGGCTGGCCGAACTCCTCGATGGCGAGCGCCCTTCTCATGTGTTGGACCTCGCCTGCGGCAGTGGCCTGTTGAGTGCCCTGTGCTACGCGCGCCAACCCAGCGGCTTGGCCGTCACTGCGGTGGATATGAGCGAACACGAATTGCACCTCGCTCGCGAGCGCCTAGCAGGCACCGGTGCGTCGCTGCACCAGGGCATGGCCCAGGAGCTGCACTTTCTGGACGACAGTTCCGTGGATGTGGTGCTGTGCCACTGGGCGTTGACCCTGATGGATCCGGTGGAGCCTGTGCTGGGCGAGGTGGCACGCGTGCTGCGCCCCGGCGGGGTGTTTGCGGCGATCGTAGATGGCGACATGCGCCTGAGTACCAACTACGAGGCGGTTCACCACCTGATATACGATGCCGTGAGCGATGAATACCCGGGCTACGGGGAGTTTGAGCTAGGCGATGCACGCGTGCGGGGTGCCGACTCGCTGCAGCGCCTGGTGAGCCGTTACTTCGATGCAGACCCCGTACAGGTGGAGTCGAATGTGTTGCATCTCGAGGCGCCACCGCCAGCCCTGGCCAGGGTAGTCGCCGGGTTCTTCTACGCGGCTTTCGTCTTGTCTGGCGCTGCCGAGCAGCGCATGTTGGCTGCCCTCGAAGCACACTTTGCCGCGGGCCCGAGCGCCTTCGCCATGCCCATCAATCGGCTAGTGGCCCGCAAGGCGCAGGGTCAGGGTCACGCCGCCAAGCCTTCGCTCGCCGCGACTCGTTGA
- a CDS encoding proline racemase family protein, with product MERIAIIGTGIAGMGCARKLHPHADLTLYERERWIGGHTNTVEVKAENEAAHSSAKKTDGEVDRSPTGTGVSGRLALLRAREQIAVGETIGIESILGSRFYCQIVEEHDHAGGLGPQIVPQVEGRAWVTGATQWVIDPEDPFRAGFLLR from the coding sequence GTGGAACGTATCGCAATCATTGGCACCGGCATCGCCGGGATGGGCTGCGCCCGCAAACTCCATCCGCATGCGGACCTGACCCTCTATGAACGCGAGCGCTGGATCGGCGGCCACACGAATACGGTGGAAGTGAAGGCAGAAAATGAAGCCGCTCACTCCTCAGCCAAAAAGACCGACGGCGAGGTGGATCGAAGCCCGACCGGCACGGGCGTCAGCGGGCGCCTCGCGCTGCTGCGTGCACGGGAACAGATCGCCGTGGGCGAGACCATCGGTATCGAGAGCATCCTCGGCAGCCGCTTCTACTGTCAGATCGTGGAGGAGCACGATCACGCCGGCGGACTGGGGCCTCAGATCGTTCCGCAGGTGGAGGGTCGCGCCTGGGTCACCGGCGCGACGCAGTGGGTGATCGACCCGGAGGATCCGTTCCGCGCGGGGTTCCTCCTGCGCTGA
- a CDS encoding NAD(P)H-dependent oxidoreductase, whose protein sequence is MNVLAFAASNSRHSINGQLVQFALQRLTTSIIPGAVTRVLDLNDFEMPIYSIDREQADGIHPLAQKFFDAIGEADAIVVSFAEHNGSFTAAWKNIFDWMSRIDSKVWQGKPMVALAATPGKRGGAGVLGTVERLAPFFGSTLTGKYGVANWSKAWDPASQSLKLDVDLAGLDSALASLRDH, encoded by the coding sequence ATGAACGTACTCGCCTTCGCTGCAAGCAACAGCCGACACTCGATCAACGGGCAGTTGGTTCAGTTCGCCCTGCAGCGTCTGACCACATCCATCATCCCGGGGGCGGTCACGCGTGTTCTCGATCTCAACGACTTTGAAATGCCCATCTACTCCATCGATCGGGAGCAGGCCGATGGCATCCATCCACTCGCGCAGAAGTTCTTCGATGCAATTGGCGAGGCCGATGCCATCGTCGTCTCCTTCGCGGAGCACAATGGATCGTTCACAGCGGCTTGGAAGAACATCTTCGATTGGATGAGCCGCATTGATAGCAAGGTGTGGCAGGGTAAGCCGATGGTGGCGCTCGCGGCGACGCCGGGCAAACGCGGCGGTGCAGGCGTCCTCGGCACCGTCGAAAGGCTAGCCCCATTCTTCGGCAGCACGCTCACCGGCAAGTACGGTGTTGCCAACTGGTCCAAGGCCTGGGATCCAGCCAGTCAGTCCCTCAAATTGGATGTAGACCTGGCAGGCCTCGATAGCGCGTTGGCCAGCCTCAGAGACCACTAG
- a CDS encoding DUF6515 family protein → MPPGYLSGQRLNRAPPGHQRVLHAGREYVFYDGHFYVGDGDSYVAIAPPLGAVVRQLPTEAERVGSLSQRIYRFRGVHYRRVSQGYQVTSAP, encoded by the coding sequence GTGCCACCTGGATATCTCAGCGGTCAGCGCCTCAACCGCGCGCCACCGGGGCACCAGCGTGTACTCCACGCGGGGCGTGAATACGTCTTCTACGACGGCCACTTCTACGTCGGCGACGGCGACTCCTACGTGGCGATTGCTCCGCCCCTGGGAGCGGTGGTCCGCCAGCTACCCACCGAGGCCGAACGCGTGGGCAGCCTCTCTCAGCGCATCTATCGCTTTCGAGGGGTGCACTACCGTCGAGTCAGTCAGGGTTATCAGGTCACCTCGGCGCCGTAG